GTAGCAATAATCCACGATATATTCCTTTTTCGACCATCAAACCATCTCTTCCAATCTTTATATGCTCAGCATATTTCTCTGGTTCAACCTCGAGAAGTTTTGGCTTCGTCAATACAGTCACCTCAATAACAATTCTATCAAGTTCGTCCTCCATCAAATCGGGAAATCTCGGGTCATGGCAGGCGGAGACGGCAGATTCTTTTATTGCTTTTTTCAAGGGCATTATCGGTTCTGGAATGCCGATGCATCCCCGAAGCTCATTCTCTGGATATGTATTTATTGTAACAAAAACACCTCTGTTTTCCTCAAAATTTTCTAGTTCATCAATTTTTTTTCCTTTTACATGCTTTTCTATAACATCTCTTGCATATCTAACAAGTTTTTCTCCTTCTTCGATTGACAGCATTTTAATACTCTATTCCCATTTCCTCTCTATTTTTTCCAGCTTCCTTCAAAACTTTTTCATCAACAAATATGTCACATCCCTCTCTTACCGCAAGTGCTATACAATCACTTGGACGAGCATCAACAACAACTTCCTCGCTCTTATCATTTCTTACAAATTCTATATACAACTTTGCAAGGAATACACCATTAACGAGGTCATCTATCACTATTTTTTTTATCGATGCCCCAAGCAAATTTATTACTTCTATAAATAAATCATGGGTGAAGGGACGATGATATCTTTTCCCCTCCAAACCATTAATTATACTCTCCGCCTGGTTATGACTAACAAAAATTGGTAAAACAGTTTCATCATCAACAAGAAATATTTCAGAGTAATTATCGCCATGATATACATGAGGATATACTTCCATTTTTACTAAATTTTTATTCATGATAACTCGGCTAACCTCTTTATTCTATCAACTACATTTGGATGGGAAGAAAATATCTCCATAATTTTTTCAAAGGGGGTTGCTTTGGTTCTCTGTGAAAAATATTTTATTTCATATTCATCCAAATGACCATCTAGGTTTAAGTCAGCGCTTCTTAAATCGTTTATATCATTTCTGGCGGTTGAGGGATCTGTTGCAAAGAATGCTTTTACACCCTCTACACTTTTCAATTTAACCGAGGGAATACGTGATGTATTGGCAGTAATTCTGTATAGGGCGGAGGCGAGAGGATAGGATTTTCCAGTTAAGTTATATGAACCATAGTCTGCATAGTATTCTCTTAATCTGCTCACCCATAAAACTATTAGATTTGAAATCAAATAAATTCCAAAAGCTATTCCAGAAATTAAAGATGCTTTATTCCTATCCCTACCGTAAAGGGTGCTCCAGAAAATATAATAGCTTATTAGGGGAACAACTGATAAAAGAGTTATTACGATCATATCTCTATGCTTTATATGTGATATTTCATGCCCAATTACAGCTTCAATTTCTTCATCATTTAAAATTTCAAGTAACCCTCTCGTTACACATATCCTTCCGTCTCTCCTGCTTCTCCCAAACGCAAAAGCATTTGGTAAATCTATTTCCGATATTCCTACTTTTGGTTTCGGTATGGATGCTTTTTCCGCTAGTCTTTCAACAATCTCGTGCAATTTTGGCATTTCTTGCTCGCTTACATATCTCACCTTCATTGAAAATTCTACAATTTTTGGACTTATCAGATACTGTAAAACAACAACAAATAGTGCTATAAATGCTATTACCAATGGTTGGGCATATCCTGCAATGTAAGCAATTAAGGTTAGCAGTCCAAATATTATTCCAAATAACAATGCTATAGCAATTGCAAGTTTTGTATAAAGTGCTGCCATGCTTCTTTTCACATTAGCAATAAAAAAATTAAATATTAAAGCTTTACTGAGCTTTATAGGTGCTTTTTAACTTAACCAAAATTTTCGATAAAAATATTCATCCTATAGATGCATTTGATGATAAAATGCAAAGGGATGCAATTATTGAAAGAAAAATGTATCGTTAATGAGAGAAATAACTCCAGTGGAAATAATACTTTACAGCGTATTTCTATATCTGTGCAGATTGTCGCTAAGAGATGTATTTGAAAATAGCATCTCAGATAAAAGCCTCATTGTGTGCAATGCAAAACAGATGGAAGGGCATGGTATCTGATACTGAAAAGATAGAACATTTTGATAACTATTTTCCAAGCAAGAGATGGAAAATAAAACATGTGAAGCTCTGGTTTTCCATTTATGTTTTCTATTATAATTTGATAGAGCCATCAGAGTTTATCCAAAAACTCCCCATTTTTTTATTGTAGAGGGGTAACAATGGATAATGAACATGAAAGATTCATAGTAGCATTGCAGGGGATAATGCAATGCTAAATTTAACAGCACCGACAGCTGAACAAAGAATTAAAAAATTGAAAATTTGAAGCGAAGATATTTTATATTCAATAAATATAAAATTTTATGAAAATTTGTATTGATGGATGGAAAAGCGGTTTAACATTTTCATCCGCTCATTTTTTACCAGATTATTCAAATTGCTCCCGTCTGCATGGGCATACCTATGCGGTGCATGTTGTTATAGAAGGAGAGGTTTCATCTGGTATATTAATTGATTTTAGAATTGTAAAGGAGAAAATAAGGGAAATCATAGGCAAGATAGATCATAAGGTGATAATCTCTTCTGAAGGGATGCTGGAAATAAAGAAGGGAAGGGAAATTGAAATAAGATATAGGGATAGGAGATATGTTATTCCAGAGGAGGATTGCGCCCTGCTCCCGATTTTTTCATCATCTGCTGAAAATCTGGCAACATATATATTGAATGAATTTCTGAAATTAATAGATAAAAAAAATATAAGAAGGATAGAAGTTGGAGTTGATGAAGGATATGGGCAAGGGGCATGGGCAAAATGGGAAAAGTAGTTAGTCTGCTATCAGGAGGAATTGACAGTGCTGTTACTTCTGCAATTGCGAAGAGCAAAGGATATGAAGTTTATACCATCACATTTGATTATGGGCAGAGGCATAGAAAAGAAATGAAATGTGCGGAAGAAATTGCAAAATGGCTTGGAGCTAAGCATAAGGTGATAAAGGCGGATTTAAGGCAGATTGGAGGAAGTGCTTTAACAGATGATGTGCAGATATCAGATGAGTATGAAGGGATACCTCCTACTTATGTTCCAGCAAGAAATACAATTTTTCTTTCCTATGCTCTCGCATATGCAGAGGTTATTGATGCAGATGCAATTTTTATAGGAGTAAATGCGGTTGATTACTCTGGTTATCCCGATTGCAGGAAAGAATATATAAAGGCTTTTCAAAATATGGCAAAACTGGCAACAAAAAGAGGAGTAGAAGGAAAAGAAATAAAGATAGAAACTCCTATATTGTATCTAACAAAGGGAGAAATTATTAGAAAAGGAATTGAATTAGGTGTGCCTTTTGAAAAAACCTGGAGCTGTTACAGAGGAGGGAAGAAGGCTTGCGGAAAATGTCCTTCATGTGTGATAAGACTTAAAGGATTTGCGGAAGCTGGTATAGAAGACCCGATTGAATATGAAAGTAAATGAAATTTTTTATTCAATACAGGGCGAAGGAAGCGATGCTGGCTTGCGGACAATATTTATTCGCCTGGCGGGATGCAATTTGAGGTGTAAATGGTGTGATACAAAATATGCATATTTTGAAGGGGAGGAAATGACTGTGGGGGAAATATTAGGAAAAATCGGGAAGTGGGATTGCAGGAGGGTTTGTATAACAGGAGGTGAGCCACTTCTCCAAGACGAAGTTTATGATTTGATAGATGGGTTAATTGATTTGGGATATTCTGTAAGTGTTGAAACAAATGGTTCAATAAGCATAAGAAATTTAGCGGAAAGAAATGTTTTAATAAAAATGGATTATAAATTGCCATCAAGCGGTTTTGAAAAATTTATGATGAGAGATAACCTCAAAATTTTGAGGAATAGAGATGAATTAAAATTTATAATAATGGACAGGAAAGATTATGAATTTGCAAAGCAAGTCATGAAAAGTAATATTATAAGGTGCAATATAGTGATGCAACCTGTATGGGGAAAATGTAAAAAACTTGCTGAATGGATTTTAGAGGATGGGGTAGATGCTCGCCTTTCCCTTCAAATTCATAAAATTATATGGGGTAGTAGGAGAGGTAAATAGTTTTATTTAATTCCTGTATATTTTATTGTGGATAAAGAGAAATTAATAAATAAACTTATAAAAGAAGGTTATTTGAAAAGCAAGGAAGTTATAGAAGCAATGAAAGAGATACCAAGAGAAATTTTTGTTTCAGAAAATGAAAAAAATGATGCATATTTAGATATACCCTTATATATTGGATATGGACAAACAATATCAGCCCCCCATATGGTTGCAATAATACTTGAAAATCTTAAATTAAAGGAGGATAGCAAAATACTTGAAATAGGAACTGGAACTGGATACAATGCAGCAGTTGTTTCGAGAATAGCTAAAAAAGGGATTGTATATACTGTTGAAAGAATAAAGGAGCTCGCCGATACTGCGAGAGAAAACTTTAAAAAACTTGGATTGGAAAATATAAAAGTAATTTGCAGAGACGGCTCCCTTGGCTTGCCTGAATATTCTCCTTATACTCATATATATGTCACATGCTCCGCCCCCTCAATAAGGCAGGAATTGATTGATCAACTTGCGAAAAAAGGAAGAATGATAATACCTGTTGGCAAGGTATATGGTGAGTTATGGCTCGTTAAAAAAAATGATAGGATTGTTAAAAAAAATTTGGGAGGATGCGCATTTGTTCCGATGGTGGGAAAAGGGGGGTATGATGAATATTAGATTATCGCCCGCAACCGCCAGCTTTTTAGGATTAAAGAAATTAAAAATAGATGCCCCTCAAAAAACCCTTTATTTTTTAATGGATGGAATATGTGAAGGAAATTGTTTTTATTGCAATCAGAAAAATGGAGGGCTTGGAAGAATGTACTGGCAATCTTATGATTTTAATTTTTTAAAGGAAAAAATGAAGAAAGCAAAAAGAATGTGCATTCAAACAATATATGGAGAAAAATACTGGGAGGATCTAATATATTTTTTAAAGGAACTCAATAAATTTGATATGCCAATTTCAGTTTCAATGAATGCGGTTGGAGAGGAAAAAATGCTTATTTTGAAGGAAAATGGTGTGGAAAGAGTTGGGATTGGCATGGATTGCTTCAATGAGAAAATTTTTAAAAAATTTAAAAAAAATGTGCCAGCATGGAATGAATATATGAAATCATTGAAAATTGCAAAAAAAATATTTGGAAAAGCAACATGCCATCTGATTGTAGGGCTGGGGGAAAATGATAAAGAAGCAGTTGATTTAATGAGAAAAATTTCAAGAATGAAAATAAAGATTGCTTTATTTCCCTATTCAAAAGGAAATGAAACTGTTGTAAGCTTGAAAAGATACAGGGTTATTCAGATTGCTCTTTTTGCTGTAGAAAGAAATATGGGAAAAATCTATTTTGAAGGAGAAAAAATATCATCGATTGATTTAGAATGCATACCAAAAAATGCTTTCTATACATCCGGTTGCCCAAACTGCAATCGACCCTTTTACAATGATAGAGTTAAAAAAATATATAATTATCCCTATAAAATAGGTAAAGAAGAAATAGCAAAATGTATAGAAGAGGCTGAAAAATATGCGAGAATATATATTGCTAATCAATAGTGAGGATAGCCTGTTGATTGAAAAAGGAAAGATAAATAATACAAAATATGGAAAAATAGATGCAAGAAATATAAAGGAAGGGGATATCGTTACAGCTTCAAGAACTGAATTTATTGCAATTAAGCCAAATGTAATTGATTTGCTCAGCAAATGCAGGCGCGGCTCGCAGGTTGTGCTTCCAAAAGATGCATCTCAAATTTTGTCAATAACAGGTGTTTCTTATGGATGGAGATGCCTCGACGGTGGCTCCGGCTCGGGCTTCCTTGCTATATTTATAGGGAATATTGTTGGAAAGAGGGGAAGAGTATATACTTACGAAAAAAGGAGGGAATTTTATGAAATTGCTAAAAAAAATATAGAGCTTTGCGGGATGGAAAAAATAGTGAAAATAAAAAATGATGATATTAAAAATTTCAGAGAAAAAAATCTTGATTTAATTACTCTTGATATGAAAAATTCTCATGAAATTGTTCGTAAAGCAAAAAAAGCCCTCAAACCAGGAGGCTGGCTTGTTGTATATTCTCCTCATATAGAAGGGCAGATTGCTTCATTGAATGAAATGAGGAAAAATGGATTTCTTATTTATGCAACAATAGAAAATATCCAGAGGAAGTGGAAAAGCATAGGTGGCTATACCCATCCTGAGCCGAGCGGAATTCTGCATACTGGTTTTATGACATTTGGGAGAAAGGCAATTGATTAATTATCCTAATCTGTCATATCCCACAAAAAGAATTGATGAGCCTACAAAGATATGAGTATCCTCCCTTAATTTCCATGCAATCTTTATATGTAAGCCAATAAAGCCGAGCATCATGCCGAGTTGATTTCCGAGCATTAAACCATAGTCATCGATGCTTTTTCCTTTCCATAAATAGTTTGCACCGAATTTTGTAATTGTAATTCCTTTAGTATATTGAAATAAAATGGGTCTTAAAAGCAGTCTAAAAAAACATCTTTCCCTTGAAAATGGTATGAATACCTTGCCCCCTCCAACACTTACAATATAATTTGAAAAACCAAAATCATGCTTTATACCCAGCACACTTAAATCCCCTTTCTCAATTTTCTCTGCATCTTCATAGGAAATTTTCATTTCCTTAACTTTTTCATTTAGTGCATTGAAAATCTCAACATCAACACTATTTTTAGCAAGAGAAGTTGGCACTAAAAACATGGAAATTATCAAAACCGCTATTATCTTTTTCATAATTTTCAATAACAATCCTCTTTATAAATCTTTTTAAAATTAATTTTGAAAAAGTGTTATAAACCTGTATTTATTGGTAATACATGGAAAGATGGGAAGAGTGGGCAGTATTTTCATCGATGATATCAGTTGCAATTTTTATATTTCTGAATATAATAAATTATATCCTAATTCTTTTTGGTTATCCAAATCTAGGAATATTTTTTCCAATAAAAACAATTATAGTAATAGGGATAGGATGGTGGTTAATGATAACTGCTATAACTATTTACTATGAAAGAAATAGGAAAAAGGGAGTAATATGGTATTTGCTTTCAATACTTTCAATATCCGCTCTTATTGTATCTATTTATTGGGCATTTTTTATCAAGAGAATTTACTATATTAACGATGTAAATGAACTTGCGGGTGCTGGAATGGCCAGCGTATTTATATATGGCTCAATATCTCTTATAATAGGAATAACCTCTTTGATTTACTATACTTTTTCAGAATCAAGGAGCTGGAGATATTTTTCTAACAGGTTAAGATTTTTTAGATAAAATCTCTTTTCTTGTTAGCATTTCAAAAGGAAGATATTTTTTATAAAGCAAAAAAAAGATAGAAGTTGATAAAGCAAATGATAATATTGAAACAAGATTATAACTGGAGAAGATAATCACAATAACCCATATAAGCACACCCATAAAAAATGAAATTATAAAATATTTTAATTTCTCCCTTCTTCTTATTCCAAGAGATATGGTTATACCACTATTGCAATGATATATTATAACAGAAATTACAAGAATTATAAAAAAAATTATCTCAATTCCCGCAACCAATTCAATAACAAAAAATGTAGCAAACAGGGAAGAAAATCCAAGGCCAAAGCTGGCGCCGTAAATTGTTATTGCCTTGTCATAAAACCTTTTTAGGTTTAAAATGATGAATTTTGAAAGCTGTTCAACAAGAGAAAATAGAAAAGAATAAATTAAAAGATTAAGCGTAGATTCTATAAAAAAAGTAAATCTTTCAAGTAAATATATAAATATTCCAAAAACAAAACCAACTACAAATAAAATAAATATATTTTTTTCAACGAATTTCCCTTCATAATTTCTTATTATGATGTATAAAATAGCAATGGATGGAAGCAGTCCAAGAGGGAAAAGGAGAGTATTAATGCTCATGGAAAATCCTTCTTTTCCTTTCTAATTGTCCATTCCTCTATCATTTTTAATATCTTTTTTTCATGATTTTTATCCCAATCTGGATGAATTTCTATGTAGTTTTCATCAATTGCTTCATCAAAAATTTTCTTTCCCTCTTTGCTTCTTATAACAGCAGTTGTATATCCTTTTTCAGAGCCAATTCCTCCCAAGGATATGTCTCCGTATATATTAGAGAAAGGTATTCCACATTTAAGACATGATTTTCTTGCAACTTCCCTCAATTCTTTTAAGGATATTTCTCTTATCCTCCCATCTCTAAATTCAACAATCATCTTTTCCTTGATATTTATCTTTTCAATGTCGCTTAATCTTCCAGCAATATTTTCAAATTTTCTTAATGAAACAGCATCAAAGGAAAAGTTTTCTATGCAGAATAGGCCAACTATAAAATTTACCATTCCAGATGGTAAAATATTAACAGATTGCATTTTCCTTATGCTTTTTGTCTGGCAGGGTGTGCCTGTCATTGCTATGCTCTCAATTCCTCCGTAACCAACCTCTTTTAATTCTGGGAGAAGGGATGTATATGTGCTGAAATATTTGACTTCTTCCAGACTTGGAACTGTGGCAATTACAGAGCCAGCGCAACTCAACAAATCGCTATAAGATGATGCAAGAAATGGTATGCTTCTTCCCCCTTTCATTTTTTTAACCGCAAGAACCGCATCAACAATTCCAGCATCAAGCAGGTAGTTAAGTAGAGAGGTTG
The sequence above is drawn from the Thermoplasmatales archaeon genome and encodes:
- a CDS encoding TIGR00296 family protein; amino-acid sequence: MKMLSIEEGEKLVRYARDVIEKHVKGKKIDELENFEENRGVFVTINTYPENELRGCIGIPEPIMPLKKAIKESAVSACHDPRFPDLMEDELDRIVIEVTVLTKPKLLEVEPEKYAEHIKIGRDGLMVEKGIYRGLLLPQVAVEYGWDVIDFLRYTCIKAGLPENEWKKNTTKVYVFQGEIFSEEKPKGKIKKNA
- a CDS encoding bifunctional nuclease family protein; translated protein: MNKNLVKMEVYPHVYHGDNYSEIFLVDDETVLPIFVSHNQAESIINGLEGKRYHRPFTHDLFIEVINLLGASIKKIVIDDLVNGVFLAKLYIEFVRNDKSEEVVVDARPSDCIALAVREGCDIFVDEKVLKEAGKNREEMGIEY
- a CDS encoding M48 family metalloprotease, coding for MAALYTKLAIAIALLFGIIFGLLTLIAYIAGYAQPLVIAFIALFVVVLQYLISPKIVEFSMKVRYVSEQEMPKLHEIVERLAEKASIPKPKVGISEIDLPNAFAFGRSRRDGRICVTRGLLEILNDEEIEAVIGHEISHIKHRDMIVITLLSVVPLISYYIFWSTLYGRDRNKASLISGIAFGIYLISNLIVLWVSRLREYYADYGSYNLTGKSYPLASALYRITANTSRIPSVKLKSVEGVKAFFATDPSTARNDINDLRSADLNLDGHLDEYEIKYFSQRTKATPFEKIMEIFSSHPNVVDRIKRLAELS
- a CDS encoding 6-carboxytetrahydropterin synthase, with amino-acid sequence MKICIDGWKSGLTFSSAHFLPDYSNCSRLHGHTYAVHVVIEGEVSSGILIDFRIVKEKIREIIGKIDHKVIISSEGMLEIKKGREIEIRYRDRRYVIPEEDCALLPIFSSSAENLATYILNEFLKLIDKKNIRRIEVGVDEGYGQGAWAKWEK
- the queC gene encoding 7-cyano-7-deazaguanine synthase QueC; protein product: MGKVVSLLSGGIDSAVTSAIAKSKGYEVYTITFDYGQRHRKEMKCAEEIAKWLGAKHKVIKADLRQIGGSALTDDVQISDEYEGIPPTYVPARNTIFLSYALAYAEVIDADAIFIGVNAVDYSGYPDCRKEYIKAFQNMAKLATKRGVEGKEIKIETPILYLTKGEIIRKGIELGVPFEKTWSCYRGGKKACGKCPSCVIRLKGFAEAGIEDPIEYESK
- a CDS encoding radical SAM protein; protein product: MKVNEIFYSIQGEGSDAGLRTIFIRLAGCNLRCKWCDTKYAYFEGEEMTVGEILGKIGKWDCRRVCITGGEPLLQDEVYDLIDGLIDLGYSVSVETNGSISIRNLAERNVLIKMDYKLPSSGFEKFMMRDNLKILRNRDELKFIIMDRKDYEFAKQVMKSNIIRCNIVMQPVWGKCKKLAEWILEDGVDARLSLQIHKIIWGSRRGK
- a CDS encoding protein-L-isoaspartate(D-aspartate) O-methyltransferase, producing MDKEKLINKLIKEGYLKSKEVIEAMKEIPREIFVSENEKNDAYLDIPLYIGYGQTISAPHMVAIILENLKLKEDSKILEIGTGTGYNAAVVSRIAKKGIVYTVERIKELADTARENFKKLGLENIKVICRDGSLGLPEYSPYTHIYVTCSAPSIRQELIDQLAKKGRMIIPVGKVYGELWLVKKNDRIVKKNLGGCAFVPMVGKGGYDEY
- a CDS encoding radical SAM protein, with amino-acid sequence MNIRLSPATASFLGLKKLKIDAPQKTLYFLMDGICEGNCFYCNQKNGGLGRMYWQSYDFNFLKEKMKKAKRMCIQTIYGEKYWEDLIYFLKELNKFDMPISVSMNAVGEEKMLILKENGVERVGIGMDCFNEKIFKKFKKNVPAWNEYMKSLKIAKKIFGKATCHLIVGLGENDKEAVDLMRKISRMKIKIALFPYSKGNETVVSLKRYRVIQIALFAVERNMGKIYFEGEKISSIDLECIPKNAFYTSGCPNCNRPFYNDRVKKIYNYPYKIGKEEIAKCIEEAEKYARIYIANQ
- a CDS encoding methyltransferase domain-containing protein, with amino-acid sequence MREYILLINSEDSLLIEKGKINNTKYGKIDARNIKEGDIVTASRTEFIAIKPNVIDLLSKCRRGSQVVLPKDASQILSITGVSYGWRCLDGGSGSGFLAIFIGNIVGKRGRVYTYEKRREFYEIAKKNIELCGMEKIVKIKNDDIKNFREKNLDLITLDMKNSHEIVRKAKKALKPGGWLVVYSPHIEGQIASLNEMRKNGFLIYATIENIQRKWKSIGGYTHPEPSGILHTGFMTFGRKAID
- a CDS encoding Coenzyme F420 hydrogenase/dehydrogenase, beta subunit C-terminal domain; the protein is MEEISFNDLKRDVIDAGLCALCGGCTSFCRANRLVAIGMKDGLPDYINQENCLKCGICYMICPFTDELDEELRKKYGDGIGKIINVYSARSTDENILKKCCDGGVATSLLNYLLDAGIVDAVLAVKKMKGGRSIPFLASSYSDLLSCAGSVIATVPSLEEVKYFSTYTSLLPELKEVGYGGIESIAMTGTPCQTKSIRKMQSVNILPSGMVNFIVGLFCIENFSFDAVSLRKFENIAGRLSDIEKINIKEKMIVEFRDGRIREISLKELREVARKSCLKCGIPFSNIYGDISLGGIGSEKGYTTAVIRSKEGKKIFDEAIDENYIEIHPDWDKNHEKKILKMIEEWTIRKEKKDFP